A portion of the Micromonospora vinacea genome contains these proteins:
- a CDS encoding aldehyde dehydrogenase family protein: MFEYAPAPESRSVVEIKNASGLYIGGEFVDPADGGSFKSINPASEEVLAEVAEAGAQDVERAVRAARKAYDKVWGPMPGRDRAKYLYRIARLIQERSRELAVLESLDNGKPIRESRDVDLPLVAAHFFYYAGWADKLGHAGFGPNPQPVGVAAQVIPWNFPLLMLAWKIAPALAAGNTVVLKPAETTPLTALLFAEICQQAELPAGVVNILTGAGDTGRALVEHPGVDKVAFTGSTEVGRAIARSIAGTRKKLTLELGGKAANIVFDDAPIDQAVEGIVNGIFFNQGHVCCAGSRLLVQENVADRVLESLKRRMAQLRVGDPLDKNTDVGAINSAAQLERIRELSDAGSAEGAERWSPPCDLPDRGFWFAPTIFTGVTQAHRIAREEIFGPVLSVLTFRTPAEAVEKANNTPYGLSAGIWTDKGSRILWMADRLRAGVVWANTFNKFDPTSPFGGYKESGYGREGGRHGLEGYLNV, translated from the coding sequence ATGTTCGAATACGCCCCCGCCCCCGAGTCCCGCTCGGTGGTGGAAATCAAAAACGCCTCTGGGTTGTATATCGGTGGGGAGTTCGTCGACCCTGCCGACGGTGGCAGCTTCAAGTCGATCAACCCCGCCTCCGAGGAGGTGCTGGCCGAGGTCGCCGAGGCCGGCGCCCAGGACGTGGAACGCGCGGTGCGCGCCGCCCGCAAGGCGTACGACAAGGTCTGGGGTCCGATGCCGGGCCGGGACCGGGCGAAGTACCTGTACCGGATCGCCCGGCTCATCCAGGAGCGCTCCCGCGAGCTGGCCGTCCTGGAATCGCTCGACAACGGCAAGCCGATCCGCGAGTCCCGCGACGTCGACCTGCCGCTGGTCGCCGCGCACTTCTTCTACTACGCCGGCTGGGCCGACAAGCTGGGCCATGCCGGCTTCGGGCCGAACCCACAGCCGGTCGGCGTGGCCGCGCAGGTCATCCCGTGGAACTTCCCGCTGCTCATGCTCGCCTGGAAGATCGCCCCGGCGCTCGCCGCCGGCAACACCGTGGTGCTGAAGCCGGCCGAGACCACCCCGCTGACCGCGCTGCTCTTCGCCGAGATCTGCCAGCAGGCCGAGCTGCCGGCCGGTGTGGTCAACATCCTTACCGGCGCCGGCGACACCGGTCGGGCGCTGGTCGAGCACCCCGGCGTGGACAAGGTGGCCTTCACCGGCTCCACCGAGGTGGGCCGGGCCATCGCCCGGTCGATCGCCGGCACCCGCAAGAAGCTCACCCTGGAGCTGGGCGGCAAGGCCGCCAACATCGTCTTCGACGACGCCCCCATCGACCAGGCCGTCGAGGGCATCGTCAACGGCATCTTCTTCAACCAGGGGCACGTCTGCTGCGCCGGCTCCCGACTGCTGGTCCAGGAGAACGTGGCCGACCGGGTGCTGGAGTCGCTGAAGCGACGGATGGCCCAGCTCCGCGTCGGTGACCCGCTGGACAAGAACACCGACGTCGGCGCGATCAACTCGGCCGCCCAGTTGGAGCGGATCCGCGAGCTGTCCGACGCCGGCTCGGCCGAGGGCGCCGAGCGCTGGTCACCGCCGTGCGACCTACCCGACCGGGGCTTCTGGTTCGCGCCGACCATCTTCACGGGCGTCACCCAGGCACACCGGATCGCCCGCGAGGAGATCTTCGGCCCGGTGCTGTCGGTGCTCACCTTCCGCACCCCGGCCGAGGCCGTGGAGAAGGCCAACAACACGCCGTACGGGCTGTCGGCCGGGATCTGGACCGACAAGGGCTCCCGGATCCTGTGGATGGCCGACCGGCTGCGCGCCGGCGTCGTCTGGGCCAACACCTTCAACAAGTTCGACCCCACCTCGCCGTTCGGTGGGTACAAGGAGTCGGGCTACGGTCGCGAGGGCGGCCGGCACGGGCTGGAGGGCTACCTCAATGTCTGA
- the deoC gene encoding deoxyribose-phosphate aldolase — MTATTTSARSELSELGRSETALRTFLHGLPGVDQVGAEQRAAQLGTRSIKTTAKAQAIDLAIRMVDLTTLEGADTPGKVRALAAKALRPDPADPSCPHVGAVCVYPAMVPYVAEVLRGSAVHLASVATAFPSGQAPLEIKLADTRAAVAAGADEIDMVINRGAFLAGRYKEVYDEIVATKEASGDAHLKVILETGELATYDNVRRASWLAMLAGGDFIKTSTGKVPIAATMPVSLVMLEAVRDFREATGRQVGVKPAGGIKTTKDAIKYLVMVNETVGPDWLDPDWFRFGASSLLNDLLMQRTKLTTGTYSGPDYFTLD, encoded by the coding sequence ATGACGGCGACAACGACGTCGGCCCGGTCGGAGCTCTCCGAGCTGGGACGATCCGAGACCGCTCTGCGGACCTTCCTGCACGGCCTGCCCGGCGTGGACCAGGTCGGCGCGGAGCAGCGGGCGGCACAACTCGGCACCCGCTCCATCAAGACCACCGCCAAGGCCCAGGCGATCGACCTGGCGATCCGGATGGTCGACCTGACCACCCTGGAAGGGGCGGACACCCCGGGCAAGGTGCGCGCGCTCGCCGCGAAGGCCCTTCGTCCGGACCCGGCCGACCCGTCCTGCCCGCACGTCGGCGCGGTCTGCGTCTACCCGGCGATGGTCCCCTACGTGGCCGAGGTGCTGCGCGGAAGCGCCGTGCACCTGGCCAGCGTGGCGACCGCGTTCCCGTCGGGTCAGGCGCCGTTGGAGATCAAGCTGGCCGACACCCGGGCCGCCGTCGCGGCCGGCGCCGACGAGATCGACATGGTGATCAACCGAGGTGCGTTCCTGGCCGGGCGGTACAAGGAGGTCTACGACGAGATCGTGGCCACCAAGGAAGCCTCCGGCGATGCCCACCTCAAGGTGATCCTGGAGACCGGCGAGCTGGCCACCTACGACAACGTCCGGCGGGCCTCCTGGCTGGCCATGCTGGCCGGCGGCGACTTCATCAAGACCTCCACCGGCAAGGTCCCGATCGCGGCGACGATGCCGGTGAGCCTGGTGATGCTGGAAGCGGTCCGTGACTTCCGCGAGGCGACCGGGCGGCAGGTGGGCGTGAAGCCCGCCGGTGGCATCAAGACCACCAAGGACGCGATCAAGTACCTGGTGATGGTCAACGAGACCGTCGGCCCGGACTGGCTCGACCCGGACTGGTTCCGCTTCGGCGCGTCCAGCCTGCTCAACGACCTGCTGATGCAGCGCACCAAGCTGACGACCGGCACCTACTCCGGTCCCGACTACTTCACCCTGGACTGA
- a CDS encoding cytochrome ubiquinol oxidase subunit I, whose protein sequence is MDTLLLARLQFATTTSIHFLFVVVTLGLVTLLVGMQTAWVLTGNPKWERLTRYWGQLYVINYVLGIATGIVMEFQFGLNWSGLSRYVGNVFGAPLAIETLVAFFLESTFLGMWIFGWHRLGKGVHLALLWGVAITAYASAFWIMVANSWLQNPVGYEVRDGIAHLTDFGALLTNPSLGMAFGHVVSAALLVGGMLMAAVSAGHLLRRTPDFALFRTSLRIGLVTAALAITMVQGFGFAQFGPVGSVQPTKFGGDGPESQALIAEWTARFGPGDYTPPVLASVGLGFMILIGFTLGCLWLLLPLLFRDWIIRLRFPLWLILLALPLPFVAVILGWISREVGRQPWVAYGLLPTEQAVSPVSAPLMLTSLIGFSLLLGTLAVTNWVLLARHARRGAADPALGRPPAPPSEPAHPEPALV, encoded by the coding sequence ATGGACACCCTGCTCCTCGCCCGCCTGCAGTTCGCCACCACGACCTCGATCCACTTCCTGTTCGTGGTCGTCACGCTCGGGCTGGTCACCCTGCTGGTCGGCATGCAGACCGCCTGGGTGCTCACCGGCAACCCGAAATGGGAGCGGCTGACCCGCTACTGGGGCCAGCTCTACGTGATCAACTACGTGCTCGGCATCGCCACCGGGATCGTGATGGAGTTCCAGTTCGGGCTGAACTGGAGTGGCCTGTCGCGCTACGTCGGCAACGTCTTCGGCGCACCGCTGGCCATCGAGACGCTTGTGGCGTTCTTCCTGGAGTCCACGTTCCTCGGAATGTGGATCTTCGGCTGGCACCGGCTCGGCAAGGGCGTCCACCTCGCGCTGCTCTGGGGCGTGGCGATCACCGCGTACGCCTCGGCGTTCTGGATCATGGTGGCCAACTCCTGGCTGCAGAACCCGGTCGGCTACGAGGTCCGCGACGGGATCGCCCACCTCACCGACTTCGGCGCGCTGCTCACCAACCCCAGCCTCGGCATGGCCTTCGGGCACGTGGTCTCGGCGGCGCTGCTGGTCGGCGGGATGCTGATGGCGGCGGTCAGCGCCGGGCACCTGCTCCGGCGTACCCCGGACTTCGCGCTCTTCCGCACCTCGCTGCGGATCGGCCTGGTCACCGCGGCACTGGCCATCACGATGGTGCAGGGCTTCGGTTTCGCCCAGTTCGGCCCGGTGGGCTCGGTGCAGCCGACCAAGTTCGGCGGCGACGGTCCGGAGAGCCAGGCGCTGATCGCCGAATGGACCGCCCGGTTCGGCCCCGGCGACTACACCCCGCCGGTGCTGGCCAGCGTCGGGCTCGGCTTCATGATTTTGATCGGCTTCACCCTGGGCTGCCTCTGGCTCCTGCTGCCCCTGCTCTTCCGGGACTGGATCATCCGACTGCGCTTCCCGCTCTGGCTGATCCTGCTCGCCCTGCCGCTGCCGTTCGTCGCGGTGATCCTCGGCTGGATCTCGCGGGAGGTCGGCCGTCAACCCTGGGTGGCGTACGGGCTGCTCCCCACCGAGCAGGCCGTCTCCCCGGTCAGCGCACCGCTGATGCTGACCTCGCTGATCGGGTTCAGCCTGCTGCTGGGCACCCTCGCCGTCACCAACTGGGTGCTGCTCGCCCGGCACGCGCGGCGAGGCGCGGCCGACCCGGCGCTCGGCCGCCCGCCGGCACCGCCCAGCGAGCCGGCCCACCCCGAACCCGCCCTCGTCTGA
- a CDS encoding M56 family metallopeptidase has translation MAYAVHFAATMLACYLTAQVLARSTWTWRSPRVAIVCWQAVGLALGLSAMGLPMALGLSAYDRPTGSALLALANDLAHGALPVEVGTFHLAGVGVGFGIGAVLVTTTVRSIHGTVRAQRRHRDLLSLVARNDPAAPGALVLDHPSAAAYCLPGVKPQVVVSAGTLSLLDRAELAAVLSHERAHAHERHDLVLLPFTALCRALPWFGWVRDAHERVALLVEMRADDKARELHADAPLAGALRRFAAAGHRITPAGALGMGDRDLDVRVQRLLVDDRPPRVLGATALAVATTLVALPVTLFLS, from the coding sequence ATGGCCTACGCCGTGCACTTCGCCGCCACGATGCTGGCCTGCTATCTGACCGCCCAGGTGTTGGCCCGCTCCACCTGGACGTGGCGCAGCCCCCGGGTGGCGATCGTCTGCTGGCAGGCCGTCGGGCTGGCGTTGGGCCTCTCCGCGATGGGCCTGCCGATGGCGCTCGGGTTGAGCGCGTACGACCGGCCGACCGGTAGCGCCCTGCTCGCCCTGGCCAACGACCTCGCCCACGGCGCTCTGCCGGTCGAGGTGGGCACCTTCCACCTGGCCGGCGTCGGCGTGGGCTTCGGCATCGGGGCGGTGCTGGTCACGACGACAGTGCGCAGCATCCACGGCACCGTACGCGCCCAGCGTCGCCACCGGGACCTGCTCTCCCTGGTCGCCCGGAACGACCCGGCCGCCCCGGGCGCGCTGGTGCTGGATCATCCGAGTGCCGCCGCGTACTGCCTGCCGGGAGTGAAGCCGCAGGTGGTGGTCAGCGCCGGCACCCTGAGCCTGTTGGACCGGGCCGAGCTGGCCGCGGTGCTCAGTCACGAGCGTGCGCACGCCCACGAGCGGCACGACCTGGTGCTGCTCCCGTTCACCGCGCTGTGCCGGGCGCTGCCGTGGTTCGGCTGGGTGCGCGACGCGCACGAGCGGGTCGCCCTGCTGGTCGAGATGCGCGCCGACGACAAGGCCCGCGAGCTGCACGCCGACGCCCCGTTGGCGGGGGCGCTACGCCGGTTCGCGGCCGCCGGGCACCGGATCACCCCGGCCGGCGCGCTCGGCATGGGCGACCGGGATCTCGACGTACGGGTGCAGCGCCTGCTGGTCGACGACCGGCCGCCCCGGGTGCTCGGTGCCACCGCTCTCGCTGTCGCCACCACCCTGGTCGCCCTCCCGGTCACCCTCTTCCTGAGCTGA
- a CDS encoding aldehyde dehydrogenase family protein, with the protein MSERVAVRKTYKLFIGGKFPRSESGRSYLVQSSNVSLASRKDARDAVVAARAAVKGWAGATAYNRGQILYRAAEMLEGRREQFVALGIPGDEVDAAVDRWVWYAGWADKLAQVYGGANPVAGPYFNISAPEPTGVVAVVAPDRPALLGLVSVIAPAIVSGNAVVVAASPSEPLAAVTLAEVLATSDLPGGVVNILTGAITETAPTLASHMDVNAIDLTGVTDAALATDLEVKAAENLKRVLRPALADHDWSVDPGLDRMTALLETKTVWHPKGV; encoded by the coding sequence ATGTCTGAGCGGGTCGCGGTACGCAAGACGTACAAGCTCTTCATCGGCGGGAAGTTCCCGCGCAGCGAGTCGGGACGGTCGTATCTCGTGCAGTCCTCGAATGTGTCACTGGCCTCCCGCAAGGACGCCCGGGACGCGGTGGTCGCCGCCCGCGCCGCCGTCAAGGGCTGGGCCGGCGCTACCGCGTACAACCGGGGTCAGATCCTCTACCGGGCCGCCGAGATGCTGGAGGGCCGCCGCGAGCAGTTCGTCGCCCTGGGCATCCCCGGCGACGAGGTGGACGCCGCGGTCGACCGCTGGGTCTGGTACGCCGGCTGGGCCGACAAGCTGGCCCAGGTGTACGGCGGCGCCAACCCGGTCGCCGGCCCGTACTTCAACATCTCCGCGCCCGAGCCGACCGGCGTGGTCGCGGTGGTCGCCCCGGACCGCCCGGCGCTGCTCGGCCTGGTCAGCGTGATCGCCCCGGCGATCGTCAGCGGCAACGCGGTGGTGGTGGCGGCGTCCCCGAGTGAGCCGCTGGCGGCGGTGACGCTGGCCGAGGTGCTGGCCACGTCCGACCTGCCGGGCGGTGTGGTCAACATCCTCACCGGCGCGATCACCGAGACCGCGCCGACGTTGGCCTCGCACATGGATGTCAACGCGATCGACCTGACCGGGGTCACCGACGCCGCGCTCGCCACCGACCTGGAGGTCAAGGCGGCGGAGAACCTCAAGCGGGTGCTCCGACCGGCCCTGGCCGACCACGACTGGTCGGTCGACCCGGGCCTGGATCGGATGACGGCGCTGCTGGAGACGAAGACGGTGTGGCACCCCAAGGGGGTGTGA
- a CDS encoding GOLPH3/VPS74 family protein, translating to MTGVALAEELLLLAYDDTTGKATMPRISLDLGMAAAVLVELALAGRIAYADGSLTVIDPTPTGEPFSDDVLSRIAADTPHTPASWVQRLRHGLRDRILADLCRQGVVRDIDETELGFIHVHRYPVVDTSVEAETRQRLAEALTGAAAPDERTAALATLVVVLRMESALGVSGEAAADARRRLTEIATGAGFSGEVSTDDSVVRPSVGLVVAALARAVDQALGPRR from the coding sequence ATGACTGGTGTTGCGCTCGCCGAGGAGTTGCTGCTCCTCGCCTACGACGACACGACCGGCAAGGCGACCATGCCGCGGATCAGCCTGGATCTGGGCATGGCCGCCGCGGTGCTGGTCGAGCTGGCCCTGGCCGGCCGGATCGCGTACGCCGACGGGTCCCTGACGGTGATCGACCCGACGCCGACCGGCGAGCCGTTCAGCGACGACGTCCTCAGCCGGATCGCCGCCGACACCCCGCACACCCCGGCGTCCTGGGTGCAGCGTCTGCGGCACGGCCTGCGCGACCGGATCCTCGCCGACCTGTGCCGGCAGGGCGTCGTCCGGGACATCGACGAGACCGAGCTGGGCTTCATCCACGTGCACCGTTACCCGGTCGTGGACACCTCCGTCGAGGCGGAGACCCGCCAGCGGCTGGCCGAGGCGCTGACCGGCGCGGCAGCCCCGGACGAGCGGACCGCCGCGCTGGCCACCCTCGTCGTGGTGCTCCGGATGGAGTCCGCGCTCGGGGTGAGCGGAGAGGCCGCCGCCGACGCCCGCCGCCGGTTGACGGAGATCGCCACCGGCGCCGGGTTCTCCGGCGAGGTGAGCACCGACGACTCGGTGGTCCGCCCGTCGGTCGGCCTGGTCGTCGCCGCCCTGGCCCGGGCCGTCGACCAGGCCCTCGGCCCTCGCCGCTGA
- a CDS encoding phospho-sugar mutase, producing the protein MAADTTDIDDIREQARRWLADDPDPASRDELTAVLDGLPASAPELADRFAGPLTFGTAGLRGPLRAGPNGMNLAVVTQAAAGLVTWLAAQGGTGPLVIGYDARHGSREFAERTAEVATGAGRPALLLPRPLPTPVLAYAVRHLGGVAGVMVTASHNPPQDNGYKVYLGAELGGELGAGAQIVPPADAGIEAAIRSVGPLTQVPLGEPGQVLGDDLVASYVERATAVIDPDGPRDLTVAYTPLHGVGAAVLTAAFARAGFPTPGVVPDQAEPDPAFPTVSFPNPEEPGAVDRLIALADSTGADLAIANDPDADRCAVVVRDDRDGWRMLRGDEVGVLLADHLMRRGVTGLYATTIVSSSLLRAMCAARGLPYDETLTGFKWIVRAGGGSAPLVFGYEEALGYCVAPEHVRDKDGITAALTVAELAAGLKAQGRTLTDRLDELAAEFGVHHTDQLSVRVDDLRVIADAMARIRAHTPATLLGQSVDSARDLLPESDVVILRTATARVVIRPSGTEPKLKAYLEVVEPVVDGDVRTARSRAASAVAALRAEVSAALGI; encoded by the coding sequence ATGGCGGCGGACACCACTGACATCGACGACATTCGCGAGCAAGCCCGGCGCTGGCTGGCCGACGACCCCGACCCGGCCAGCCGGGACGAGCTGACGGCCGTGCTCGACGGGCTGCCGGCGAGCGCCCCGGAGCTGGCCGACCGGTTCGCCGGCCCGCTGACCTTCGGCACGGCGGGCCTGCGCGGCCCGTTGCGCGCCGGCCCGAACGGCATGAACCTCGCCGTTGTCACCCAGGCCGCTGCCGGCCTGGTCACCTGGCTCGCGGCCCAGGGCGGCACCGGCCCGCTGGTGATCGGGTACGACGCCCGGCACGGCTCCCGGGAGTTCGCCGAGCGCACCGCCGAGGTGGCCACCGGCGCTGGCCGCCCGGCGCTGCTGCTGCCCCGCCCGCTGCCCACCCCGGTGCTGGCGTACGCCGTGCGGCACCTCGGCGGTGTCGCCGGGGTGATGGTCACGGCCAGCCACAACCCGCCGCAGGACAACGGCTACAAGGTCTATCTGGGCGCGGAGCTGGGCGGCGAGTTGGGCGCTGGCGCGCAGATCGTGCCACCCGCCGACGCCGGCATCGAGGCGGCCATCCGATCGGTCGGGCCGCTGACCCAGGTGCCGCTGGGCGAGCCCGGTCAGGTGCTCGGCGACGACCTGGTCGCCTCGTACGTCGAACGGGCCACAGCCGTGATCGACCCGGACGGGCCACGGGACCTGACGGTGGCGTACACGCCGCTGCACGGGGTGGGCGCGGCGGTGCTCACCGCCGCCTTCGCCCGCGCCGGCTTCCCGACCCCCGGGGTGGTGCCCGACCAGGCCGAACCGGACCCGGCGTTTCCCACCGTGTCGTTCCCCAACCCGGAGGAGCCGGGTGCGGTGGACCGGCTGATCGCGCTGGCCGACTCGACCGGCGCGGACCTCGCCATCGCCAACGACCCGGACGCCGACCGTTGCGCCGTGGTCGTCCGGGACGACCGCGACGGCTGGCGGATGCTGCGCGGCGACGAGGTGGGCGTCCTGCTCGCCGACCACCTGATGCGCCGGGGCGTCACCGGGCTGTACGCCACCACCATCGTGTCGTCGTCACTGCTGCGGGCGATGTGCGCGGCCCGGGGCCTGCCGTACGACGAGACGCTGACCGGCTTCAAGTGGATCGTGCGGGCCGGAGGTGGAAGCGCGCCGCTGGTCTTCGGCTACGAGGAGGCGCTCGGCTACTGCGTCGCCCCGGAACACGTCCGGGACAAGGACGGCATCACCGCCGCGCTGACGGTGGCCGAGCTGGCCGCCGGCCTGAAGGCGCAGGGTCGCACGCTGACGGACCGGCTGGACGAGCTGGCCGCGGAGTTCGGCGTGCACCACACCGACCAGCTCTCCGTCCGGGTGGACGACCTGCGGGTCATCGCCGACGCGATGGCCCGGATCCGGGCACACACCCCTGCCACCCTGCTCGGGCAGTCGGTGGACAGCGCCCGGGACCTGCTGCCCGAGTCGGACGTGGTGATCCTGCGGACCGCGACGGCCCGGGTGGTGATCCGCCCGTCCGGCACCGAGCCGAAGCTCAAGGCGTACCTCGAGGTGGTGGAACCGGTCGTGGACGGTGACGTCCGGACGGCCCGCAGCAGGGCGGCGTCGGCCGTTGCCGCGCTCCGCGCTGAGGTCAGCGCGGCCCTTGGCATCTGA
- a CDS encoding BlaI/MecI/CopY family transcriptional regulator — protein sequence MTRLGDLERAVMDVLWDVVPGTSDGVTVREVADALDGRELAYTTVMTVLDRLAGKGMVQREREGRAWRYRPAASREAHIAQLMLDALDLGGSRDAALVRFARSVTGTEAEVLRAALGSEAGLTGPGSTGGDAGGADALTDRVDGPAGRRPAGEAAER from the coding sequence GTGACTCGGTTGGGCGATCTTGAGCGTGCGGTGATGGACGTGCTGTGGGACGTGGTTCCCGGCACGTCGGACGGTGTGACCGTGCGCGAGGTGGCCGACGCGCTCGATGGCCGCGAGTTGGCGTACACCACGGTGATGACCGTGCTGGACCGGCTCGCCGGCAAGGGCATGGTGCAACGGGAACGGGAGGGTCGGGCCTGGCGGTACCGGCCGGCCGCCAGCCGCGAGGCGCACATCGCCCAACTCATGCTCGACGCCCTCGACCTGGGCGGCAGCCGGGACGCCGCGCTGGTGCGATTCGCCCGCTCGGTGACCGGCACCGAGGCCGAGGTGCTGCGGGCGGCCCTGGGCAGCGAGGCCGGCCTGACCGGGCCGGGCTCCACCGGCGGCGACGCGGGCGGGGCCGACGCCCTGACCGACCGGGTGGACGGGCCGGCGGGCCGACGACCCGCTGGCGAGGCTGCGGAGCGGTAG
- the upp gene encoding uracil phosphoribosyltransferase: protein MDVHVIDHPLAQSRLTAMRDARTDSSTFRAALHELTTMLVYEAARSFPVERYPVQTPVTGTEGTRLANPPLLVPVLRAGLGMADAALGLLPESSMGFVGLARDEATYEPRAYMESLPRDLAGLPVLVLDPMLATGGSLEHCCQLLADRGCTDITVLCVLAAPVGIERLERSGLPLRLVTASIDEGLNDRMFIVPGLGDAGDRQFGGMPRF, encoded by the coding sequence GTGGACGTACACGTCATTGACCACCCGCTGGCCCAGTCCAGGTTGACTGCCATGCGGGACGCGCGCACCGATTCCTCGACGTTCCGGGCGGCGCTGCACGAACTGACCACCATGCTGGTGTACGAGGCGGCGCGCTCCTTCCCCGTCGAGCGGTACCCGGTGCAGACGCCGGTCACCGGCACCGAGGGCACCCGGCTGGCCAACCCGCCGCTGCTGGTCCCGGTGCTGCGCGCCGGGCTGGGCATGGCGGACGCCGCGCTGGGCCTGCTGCCCGAGTCCTCGATGGGATTCGTGGGCCTAGCCCGCGACGAGGCGACCTACGAGCCCCGCGCGTACATGGAGTCGCTGCCGCGCGACCTGGCCGGGCTGCCGGTGCTGGTGCTCGACCCGATGCTGGCCACCGGCGGTTCGCTGGAGCACTGCTGCCAGCTGCTGGCCGACCGCGGTTGCACCGACATCACGGTGCTCTGTGTGCTCGCCGCCCCGGTCGGCATCGAGCGGCTGGAGCGCTCCGGCCTGCCGCTGCGCCTGGTCACGGCCTCGATCGACGAGGGGCTCAACGACCGCATGTTCATCGTCCCCGGGCTCGGCGACGCCGGTGACCGCCAGTTCGGTGGCATGCCCCGCTTCTGA